In Flavobacterium lacustre, a genomic segment contains:
- a CDS encoding MBL fold metallo-hydrolase, protein MQIEQIYTGCLAQGAYYITSNGEAAIIDPLREVQPYLDRLIRDDVKLKYIFETHFHADFVSGHVDLSKETDAKIVYGPTAKPEFEAIVATDNQIFEVGNIKIKVLHTPGHTMESSTYLLIDESGKNHAIFSGDTLFIGDVGRPDLAQKAASMTQEQLAATLYHSLRTKIMRLEDDVIVYPAHGAGSACGKNMSKETISTIGNQKATNYALRANMTEAEFITEVTEGLLPPPAYFGMNVAMNKKGSQSFETVLNNGMRAIHAIEFESVADETGALILDTRNNKDFSKGFIPQSINIGIDGDFAPWVGALIADVSQPIILVTEIGREEETVTRLSRVGFDNLIGHLQGGFEAWQKTGQEIDTVNRITSEQFAKEVKIGESKIIDIRKETEYSAEHVEEAYNKPLASINEWIKDINPDTHFYLHCAGGYRSMIAASILQARGFRNFTEIEGGFNAIAKTNVPKTNFICQSKILK, encoded by the coding sequence ATGCAAATAGAACAAATTTATACCGGTTGTTTAGCTCAAGGTGCGTACTACATCACTTCAAATGGTGAGGCGGCCATTATTGACCCTCTTCGTGAAGTACAACCGTATTTAGACCGGTTAATTCGAGATGATGTAAAACTAAAATACATTTTCGAAACTCATTTTCATGCTGATTTTGTATCGGGACATGTTGATTTGAGCAAAGAAACAGATGCTAAAATTGTCTATGGACCAACTGCTAAACCAGAATTTGAAGCAATTGTTGCCACAGATAATCAAATATTTGAAGTGGGAAATATCAAAATTAAAGTTTTGCACACTCCTGGTCACACTATGGAAAGCAGCACTTATTTATTGATTGATGAAAGCGGAAAAAATCATGCTATTTTCTCTGGAGACACCTTATTTATTGGTGATGTCGGAAGACCTGATTTAGCCCAAAAAGCGGCTTCAATGACTCAGGAACAATTGGCTGCAACATTATATCATTCGCTCAGAACTAAAATAATGAGGCTGGAAGATGATGTTATTGTTTATCCCGCTCACGGTGCCGGAAGCGCTTGTGGTAAAAATATGAGTAAAGAAACCATTTCTACAATTGGCAATCAAAAAGCAACTAATTATGCTTTGAGAGCCAACATGACCGAAGCCGAATTTATCACCGAAGTTACTGAAGGTTTATTGCCGCCTCCAGCCTATTTTGGAATGAATGTAGCCATGAATAAAAAAGGCTCCCAAAGTTTTGAAACGGTATTAAACAATGGTATGAGAGCAATACACGCCATAGAATTTGAAAGTGTTGCAGATGAAACCGGTGCCTTAATTCTGGATACCCGAAACAATAAAGACTTTAGCAAAGGATTCATTCCGCAGTCTATAAATATTGGGATAGATGGTGATTTTGCCCCTTGGGTAGGCGCTTTAATTGCCGATGTAAGTCAGCCTATAATTTTAGTTACCGAAATAGGACGAGAAGAAGAAACCGTAACTCGTTTGAGTCGCGTTGGTTTTGATAATTTAATTGGTCATCTACAAGGTGGTTTTGAAGCTTGGCAAAAAACAGGGCAAGAAATTGATACCGTTAACCGAATCACTTCGGAACAATTTGCCAAAGAAGTAAAAATTGGTGAAAGCAAAATAATTGATATTCGAAAAGAAACTGAATACTCGGCAGAACACGTAGAAGAAGCGTATAACAAACCTTTAGCATCTATTAACGAATGGATTAAGGATATAAATCCTGACACTCATTTTTACCTGCATTGTGCTGGTGGATATCGCAGTATGATTGCTGCATCAATTCTTCAAGCGCGCGGTTTTAGAAATTTCACGGAAATTGAAGGTGGTTTTAATGCTATTGCCAAAACCAACGTTCCTAAAACCAATTTTATTTGTCAAAGCAAAATATTAAAATAA
- a CDS encoding YgaP family membrane protein, whose amino-acid sequence MKKNVGSTDQIIRLILAILVGILYYTDTISGTLGLVLVALSIVLVLTSVVNFCPLYLPFGINTRKKQVKHK is encoded by the coding sequence ATGAAAAAAAATGTAGGCTCAACAGACCAAATTATTCGTCTTATCTTAGCAATTTTGGTTGGAATATTATATTATACTGATACGATTAGCGGCACATTAGGATTGGTTTTAGTAGCATTATCCATTGTTTTAGTGCTGACGAGTGTAGTTAATTTTTGTCCTTTGTATTTACCTTTTGGAATAAATACACGAAAAAAACAAGTCAAACACAAATAG
- a CDS encoding methyltransferase domain-containing protein: MGNEKCCVVQCERNLDQEYWDAQYKANVTGWDLGKIAPPIKTIIDNLKDKNCRILIPGCGNSYEAEYLIESGFTNITVLDIAPTLVQNLTEKFAGNTNIKIILCDFFTHQGVYDLIIEQTFFCALPPRMRQKYVWKMHQLLADSGKIAGVLFQKQFEVNPPFGGSKEEYIALFQKAFTIVKMELCENSIPPRANSEVVIEFKKNPDVAVNLYTFEGITCSGCMENVSDKLAQINGVMNVSISTDFSKVLIVSTEEIDLTALQFAVSYDEKYKIKKATVTN; this comes from the coding sequence ATGGGAAATGAAAAATGCTGTGTGGTTCAATGCGAAAGAAACTTAGACCAAGAATATTGGGACGCACAGTATAAAGCAAATGTAACAGGTTGGGATTTGGGAAAAATAGCTCCCCCAATCAAAACTATTATTGATAATTTAAAAGATAAAAACTGTCGGATTTTAATTCCGGGCTGTGGGAATTCCTATGAAGCGGAATACCTTATTGAAAGCGGTTTTACAAACATTACTGTTTTAGATATTGCACCAACATTGGTTCAAAACCTTACCGAAAAATTTGCCGGTAATACCAATATAAAAATCATCTTGTGTGATTTCTTTACACATCAAGGCGTTTACGATTTGATTATAGAACAGACTTTTTTCTGTGCTTTACCTCCAAGGATGCGTCAAAAATATGTTTGGAAAATGCACCAACTCCTGGCCGACTCCGGAAAAATAGCTGGCGTATTATTTCAGAAACAATTTGAAGTAAATCCTCCTTTTGGCGGAAGCAAAGAAGAATATATCGCTTTGTTCCAAAAAGCTTTTACAATTGTAAAAATGGAATTATGTGAAAATTCAATTCCACCGAGAGCCAACTCTGAAGTAGTCATTGAATTCAAAAAAAATCCTGATGTCGCTGTAAACCTTTATACATTCGAAGGTATTACCTGTAGTGGCTGTATGGAAAATGTGTCTGATAAATTAGCGCAAATAAATGGCGTGATGAATGTGAGTATCAGTACTGATTTTTCCAAAGTGCTTATCGTTAGTACAGAAGAAATTGATTTAACAGCACTGCAATTTGCGGTTTCTTATGATGAAAAATATAAAATAAAAAAAGCAACAGTCACTAATTAA
- the trxA gene encoding thioredoxin: protein MNSFNQIIKSDTPVLVDFFATWCGPCQMLSPILKQVKDSLGNRVSILKIDVDKNQTVASQYQVRGVPTMILFQNGKQLWRQSGVISKEELIKIIVEKSN, encoded by the coding sequence ATGAATAGTTTTAATCAAATTATAAAATCGGACACTCCTGTTTTAGTTGATTTTTTCGCAACATGGTGCGGTCCTTGCCAAATGCTGAGTCCTATTTTGAAACAGGTAAAAGATAGTTTAGGAAATCGGGTTTCTATCCTAAAAATTGATGTTGATAAAAACCAAACTGTCGCTTCACAATATCAAGTTCGCGGGGTTCCCACAATGATATTATTTCAAAACGGGAAACAATTGTGGCGTCAATCCGGTGTGATATCCAAAGAGGAATTGATAAAAATTATAGTTGAAAAAAGTAATTAA
- the gcvT gene encoding glycine cleavage system aminomethyltransferase GcvT, translated as MKNTALTHIHESLGAKMLPFAGYNMPILYEGVNAEHETVRNGIGVFDVSHMGEFLLTGPNALALIQKVTSNDAATLTIGRAQYSCLPNNEGGIVDDLIVYKMKDEQYLLVVNASNIEKDWNWISAHNDLGVEMKNLSDDYSLLAIQGPKAVEAMQSLSSLDLSAIAYYHFEVGDFAGIEHVIISATGYTGSGGFEIYCKNSEVETIWNKVFEAGAAYGIKPIGLAARDTLRLEMGFCLYGNDINDTTSPLEAGLGWITKFTKEFTNSENLKKQKEAGVTKKLVAFEMQERAVPRHDYEIVDATGTAIGIVTSGTMSPSMNKGIGLGYVTTVNSTLDSEIFIRIRKNDVPAKVVKLPFYKK; from the coding sequence ATGAAAAATACTGCACTAACGCACATTCATGAGAGTTTGGGAGCGAAAATGCTTCCTTTTGCCGGATACAATATGCCTATTTTATATGAAGGTGTAAATGCTGAACACGAAACCGTAAGAAACGGAATTGGAGTTTTTGATGTTTCTCATATGGGTGAATTTTTACTGACAGGTCCAAATGCATTAGCTTTAATACAAAAAGTAACTTCAAATGATGCTGCAACATTAACCATAGGAAGAGCGCAATATTCTTGCTTACCTAATAATGAAGGCGGAATTGTTGATGATTTGATTGTGTATAAAATGAAAGACGAGCAATATTTATTGGTCGTAAATGCTTCAAATATTGAAAAGGATTGGAATTGGATTTCAGCACATAATGATTTAGGAGTGGAGATGAAAAACCTTTCAGACGACTATTCTTTATTAGCCATTCAAGGACCTAAAGCTGTTGAAGCAATGCAATCGTTATCCTCTTTAGATTTATCAGCTATCGCATATTATCATTTTGAAGTGGGTGATTTTGCAGGAATTGAACATGTTATTATTTCAGCAACCGGATATACAGGCTCTGGAGGATTCGAAATTTATTGTAAAAACTCAGAAGTTGAAACCATTTGGAACAAAGTTTTTGAAGCCGGAGCTGCATACGGAATCAAACCAATTGGTCTTGCTGCCCGTGATACTTTACGTTTAGAAATGGGATTTTGTCTGTACGGAAATGATATCAACGATACAACTTCTCCATTAGAGGCCGGATTAGGCTGGATTACCAAATTCACGAAAGAATTCACCAATTCTGAAAACTTAAAAAAACAAAAAGAAGCAGGTGTTACTAAAAAACTTGTTGCTTTCGAAATGCAGGAGCGCGCCGTACCAAGACACGACTACGAAATCGTTGATGCAACTGGAACTGCAATCGGAATCGTAACTTCGGGAACGATGTCACCTTCTATGAATAAAGGAATTGGTCTAGGGTATGTAACAACCGTAAATAGTACTTTGGATAGTGAAATTTTTATCAGAATTCGTAAAAATGATGTTCCTGCCAAGGTGGTAAAATTGCCTTTTTATAAAAAATAA
- a CDS encoding carboxy terminal-processing peptidase, producing MKLFSLSLFLISFSLFSQNGDKTCEILSKINILIQQEHYSPKPVDDSLSVYVFDTFMDQLDANRNLFTQIEYQKLAQHRLQLDNYIVQKNCSFMNDFVSAYQLALKRKKKILDKIQKEAFDYNTNDTVKFSKKNFPFDLAEKDLERVWKKRLRYDILEEISKLSTNLDSLNIHFEKLEKNTKTKVFDTNLCKVSSLLSSKKGIEEDLKNSFLNIFCTYFDPHTNYFSPDAKSSFMSGLSTSNLSLGLNITFNEKEEIIVDEIVPGGPAAKSEKFEKEDVILKVSNKKGEEYLVSCASIEKIGELIYSDSNAEIELTIQKKNGNIQAVLLKKEVMKTNANSVFSYIVEKETRIGYINIPSFYSDFDGSTVQGCADDVAKEIVKLQKDNIKGLVIDLQNNGGGSMEEAIKLAGMFIDSGPISVLVNSKKKQDIIKDVNRGSAYNGPIIVLINGNSASASEFYSATMQDYNRAIIIGSKSLGKASMQTIIPLDEKKQQDFVKLTVEKFYRVTGESNQIKGIIPDISLPVLFDSITTREVSFKTALQQDTISTKAKFNPLTNPNFEKIVALSNLRVKKSELFNEINITNTEINALYLHLKKPIRLTFKDVFSDFHEIDALWEKVKKIAESESGCTILNNSEDIQKIQFDTFLQDINTYRIKNLKKNPYLEEAVAILKDYTTVNK from the coding sequence ATGAAACTATTTTCGCTGTCCCTATTCTTGATTTCATTCTCTTTATTTAGTCAAAATGGAGACAAAACTTGCGAAATACTTTCAAAAATTAATATCTTAATTCAACAAGAACATTACAGTCCAAAACCGGTAGACGACAGTTTATCGGTTTATGTTTTTGATACCTTCATGGACCAATTAGATGCTAACAGAAATTTATTTACCCAAATAGAGTATCAAAAATTAGCGCAACATCGACTACAATTAGATAATTATATTGTACAAAAAAATTGTTCTTTTATGAACGATTTTGTTTCCGCTTACCAATTGGCTTTAAAAAGAAAGAAAAAAATACTTGATAAAATACAAAAAGAGGCTTTTGATTATAATACAAATGACACCGTTAAATTTTCAAAGAAAAACTTTCCATTTGATTTAGCAGAAAAAGACCTTGAAAGAGTTTGGAAAAAAAGACTCCGCTATGATATTCTTGAAGAAATTTCAAAATTGAGTACCAATTTAGATTCACTGAATATCCATTTTGAAAAACTCGAAAAAAACACCAAAACAAAAGTATTTGATACCAATTTATGTAAAGTAAGCAGTCTTTTGAGTAGCAAAAAGGGAATCGAAGAAGATCTTAAAAACAGCTTCCTGAATATTTTTTGTACCTATTTTGATCCACATACCAATTATTTTTCTCCAGATGCAAAATCAAGTTTTATGTCTGGTTTATCCACCAGTAACCTTTCTTTAGGATTGAATATTACTTTCAATGAAAAAGAAGAAATAATTGTAGACGAAATTGTTCCCGGTGGTCCGGCTGCCAAATCAGAGAAGTTCGAAAAAGAAGATGTAATTCTGAAAGTTTCCAATAAAAAAGGAGAAGAATATTTAGTTTCTTGTGCCTCAATAGAAAAAATTGGCGAATTGATTTATTCCGATTCCAATGCAGAAATTGAACTGACAATTCAGAAAAAAAACGGAAATATTCAAGCCGTACTTCTCAAAAAAGAAGTAATGAAAACAAATGCAAATTCCGTTTTTAGTTATATTGTCGAAAAGGAAACCAGAATTGGATACATCAATATTCCTAGCTTTTACTCCGATTTTGATGGTTCAACCGTTCAAGGTTGTGCCGATGATGTAGCAAAAGAAATTGTAAAACTTCAAAAAGATAACATCAAAGGCTTAGTGATTGATTTACAAAATAACGGCGGCGGCTCTATGGAAGAAGCCATAAAATTAGCTGGAATGTTTATAGATTCCGGTCCAATATCCGTTTTAGTAAACAGTAAAAAAAAGCAAGATATTATAAAGGATGTAAATCGTGGCAGCGCATACAACGGTCCGATTATAGTCTTAATCAACGGAAACTCCGCATCGGCAAGTGAGTTTTATAGTGCCACCATGCAGGATTATAATAGAGCAATCATCATTGGAAGCAAGTCATTAGGAAAAGCTTCTATGCAAACTATCATACCTTTAGATGAAAAAAAACAGCAGGATTTTGTAAAACTAACAGTTGAAAAATTCTACAGAGTAACCGGCGAAAGCAACCAAATAAAAGGAATCATCCCTGATATTTCGCTTCCCGTTTTATTTGACAGCATTACGACTCGCGAAGTAAGCTTCAAAACCGCACTACAACAAGACACTATTAGCACTAAAGCTAAATTTAATCCGTTAACGAACCCTAATTTTGAAAAAATAGTGGCATTAAGTAATTTGAGAGTAAAAAAATCGGAACTTTTTAATGAAATTAACATCACTAATACTGAAATAAACGCCTTGTATCTCCATCTGAAAAAACCAATCCGATTGACTTTCAAAGATGTATTTAGCGATTTTCATGAAATTGACGCCCTTTGGGAAAAAGTAAAAAAGATTGCCGAAAGTGAGTCCGGTTGTACCATTTTGAATAATTCAGAGGATATCCAAAAGATTCAATTCGATACTTTTCTACAAGATATAAATACCTACCGAATAAAAAACTTAAAGAAAAATCCTTACTTAGAAGAAGCTGTTGCAATATTGAAGGATTACACTACTGTGAATAAATAA
- a CDS encoding YebC/PmpR family DNA-binding transcriptional regulator, with protein MGRAFEFRKGRKMKRWSAMAKAFTRIGKDIVMAVKEGGPNPDANSRLRAVIQNSKAVNMPKENVERAIKKATDKDTANYKEVLFEGYAPHGIAILVETATDNNNRTVANIRSYFNKCNGTMGTQGSVEFMFDHTCNFRIPANGIDPEELELELIDFGAEEVFEDEDGILIYAPFGSFGTIQKELEHRSIEILSSGFERIPQITKKLTEAEAADVEKLIEKIEEDDDVMNVYHTMEE; from the coding sequence ATGGGAAGAGCGTTTGAGTTCAGAAAAGGAAGAAAAATGAAACGTTGGTCAGCAATGGCCAAAGCCTTTACCAGAATTGGTAAAGATATTGTTATGGCTGTAAAAGAAGGCGGTCCAAATCCTGATGCCAATTCAAGATTAAGAGCTGTTATTCAAAACTCTAAGGCAGTAAATATGCCAAAAGAAAATGTAGAACGTGCCATAAAAAAAGCAACCGATAAGGACACTGCCAATTATAAAGAAGTTTTATTTGAAGGATATGCTCCACACGGAATTGCTATTCTTGTTGAAACAGCTACCGATAACAACAACAGAACTGTGGCAAATATTCGTAGTTATTTTAACAAATGCAACGGAACTATGGGCACACAAGGTTCAGTTGAATTTATGTTCGACCATACTTGTAACTTTAGAATTCCTGCAAACGGAATCGACCCGGAAGAATTAGAATTAGAATTAATTGATTTTGGTGCCGAAGAAGTTTTTGAAGATGAAGATGGTATTTTAATCTATGCGCCTTTCGGAAGTTTTGGAACCATCCAAAAAGAATTAGAACACAGAAGTATCGAAATATTGTCTTCTGGTTTTGAAAGAATTCCTCAAATCACAAAGAAACTTACCGAAGCCGAAGCTGCTGACGTTGAAAAATTAATAGAAAAAATCGAAGAAGATGATGATGTGATGAACGTATATCACACGATGGAAGAATAA
- a CDS encoding PLP-dependent cysteine synthase family protein yields the protein MKEEINAYNNILELIGNTPLIKLNKVTEELEGNFYAKVEAFNPGHSSKDRIALYIIEEAEKKGILTPGDTIIETTSGNTGFSLAMVSIIKGYSCILAVSSKSSKDKIDMLRSLGAKVYVCPAHVSADDERSYYSVAKRLHEETKGSVYINQYFNQLNVDAHYLTTGPEIWKQTNGKLTHLIACSGTGGTISGTAKYLKEQNPNIRILGVDAFGSVLKKYHETKEFDNAEIYPYRIEGLGKNLIPTATDFEIIDKFMKVTDEESAHSTRELAKREGLFVGYTSGAVLQAIKQYAEEGEFDENSNVIAIFPDHGSRYMSKVFSDDWMNEQGFFDSINEEEAQKIEFIK from the coding sequence ATGAAAGAAGAAATAAATGCTTATAATAATATTTTAGAATTAATAGGTAACACTCCACTTATTAAACTAAATAAAGTCACCGAAGAGTTAGAAGGTAATTTCTACGCAAAGGTAGAAGCTTTTAATCCAGGACATTCTTCAAAAGATAGAATAGCATTATACATAATCGAAGAGGCTGAAAAAAAGGGAATATTAACTCCTGGTGATACTATTATAGAAACCACTTCCGGTAATACTGGTTTTAGTTTAGCTATGGTAAGTATTATCAAAGGATATAGTTGTATTCTTGCCGTGAGTTCAAAATCATCTAAAGATAAAATAGATATGCTTCGCAGTTTGGGAGCAAAAGTTTATGTGTGTCCTGCACACGTTTCTGCTGATGATGAGCGTTCGTATTACAGTGTTGCTAAACGATTGCACGAAGAAACCAAAGGCTCAGTTTACATCAATCAGTATTTTAACCAATTGAATGTTGATGCGCATTATTTGACGACAGGTCCAGAAATTTGGAAACAAACTAACGGTAAACTGACCCATCTTATTGCTTGTAGCGGAACTGGAGGAACTATTTCAGGTACTGCAAAATATTTAAAAGAGCAAAATCCAAATATTAGAATTTTAGGAGTTGATGCTTTTGGTTCGGTGTTAAAGAAATACCATGAAACTAAAGAGTTTGACAATGCTGAAATTTATCCGTATCGAATAGAAGGTTTGGGTAAAAACTTGATTCCTACAGCAACCGATTTTGAAATCATTGATAAGTTCATGAAAGTGACCGATGAGGAAAGTGCACATTCTACAAGAGAATTAGCCAAAAGAGAAGGTTTGTTTGTTGGATATACTTCCGGAGCGGTGCTTCAAGCTATTAAACAATATGCTGAAGAAGGTGAATTTGACGAAAACAGTAATGTAATTGCCATTTTTCCTGATCACGGTTCCCGATACATGAGTAAAGTATTTAGTGATGACTGGATGAATGAACAAGGTTTCTTTGACAGTATTAATGAAGAAGAAGCTCAAAAAATAGAATTTATAAAATAG
- a CDS encoding S9 family peptidase yields the protein MKNRFILPGLCVIFVTSFTNTKAQTMSTDLLAPKAKVIPKSLEKHKDIRIDNYFWMNERENPEVIDYLNQENAYYNSMTAHTKDFQKDLFEEMKGRIKEDDQSVPYLYNGYYYITRFEIGQDYPIYSRKKGSLSANEEILFNCNDLAKGHSFFQLGGLSVSPDNKFATFGVDTVGRRIYTIQIKNLETGEILSDKIENVTGGSVWANDNKTIFYTRQDKVTLRADKIFRHKLGTNSADDVLVFDEKDDTFNVSVSKEKSKKYIVIGSGSTLTTEYRILNSDNPDGEFTVFQPRVRGLEYSISHFGDSFYVLTNKDKATNFKLMKTPENATSKENWKDLIPHRKEVLIEDIEIFRNYLVVEERSNGLNHIRIMPWSGAGEYYLPFGSETYNAYTTTNVDFDTDVLRYSYQSLATPSSVIDFNMTTKEKEIKKEQQVLGGKFDKSNYIEERIWATATDGTKVPISMVYRKELKKDGKNPLLLYAYGSYGITMDTYFSSTRLSILDRGFIFAIAHIRGGEDLGRQWYEDGKLLKKKNTFTDFIDCSKHVIKEKYTSPEHLYAEGGSAGGLLMGAVVNMAPELYNGVIAQVPFVDVITTMLDDSIPLTTGEYDEWGNPNVKKYYDYMLSYSPYDNVTAQKYPNMYVSTGLHDSQVQYWEPAKWVAKLRTKKTGDTVLFLNTNMDAGHGGASGRFEALKELAKEYSFLLDLEKIKN from the coding sequence ATGAAAAACAGATTCATCTTACCCGGTCTTTGTGTTATTTTTGTAACTTCATTTACTAATACAAAAGCACAAACAATGTCAACAGACTTATTGGCTCCGAAAGCAAAAGTAATACCAAAATCGCTCGAAAAACACAAAGATATCAGAATTGATAATTATTTTTGGATGAATGAGAGAGAAAATCCGGAAGTGATTGATTATTTGAATCAGGAAAATGCCTATTACAATTCGATGACTGCCCATACGAAAGACTTTCAGAAAGATTTATTCGAGGAAATGAAAGGCAGGATTAAAGAGGATGATCAATCCGTTCCTTACCTATATAACGGATATTATTACATCACTCGTTTTGAGATAGGACAGGATTATCCTATTTATTCCAGAAAAAAAGGCAGCCTTTCGGCAAATGAAGAAATTTTGTTCAATTGTAATGATTTGGCCAAAGGACATTCCTTTTTTCAGTTAGGCGGTTTAAGTGTCAGTCCGGATAATAAGTTTGCCACATTTGGAGTTGATACCGTTGGAAGACGTATTTATACCATACAAATAAAGAATCTTGAAACGGGAGAAATCCTTTCGGATAAAATAGAAAATGTTACCGGAGGATCGGTTTGGGCGAATGATAACAAAACGATTTTTTATACCAGACAGGATAAGGTGACTTTGCGTGCCGATAAAATTTTTAGACACAAACTGGGAACAAATTCAGCTGATGATGTTTTAGTTTTTGATGAAAAAGACGATACATTCAACGTTTCGGTGAGTAAAGAAAAATCAAAAAAATATATTGTAATTGGGTCCGGAAGTACTTTGACTACCGAATATCGCATCCTGAATTCAGACAACCCTGATGGAGAGTTTACGGTTTTTCAACCTAGAGTTCGCGGATTAGAATACAGTATTTCGCATTTTGGAGATTCTTTTTACGTGCTTACCAATAAAGATAAAGCGACCAATTTTAAATTAATGAAAACACCTGAAAATGCGACTTCAAAAGAAAATTGGAAAGACTTAATTCCACATAGAAAAGAGGTCTTAATCGAAGATATTGAAATTTTCAGAAATTATTTAGTTGTAGAAGAACGTTCTAACGGATTGAATCATATTCGAATTATGCCTTGGAGTGGAGCAGGGGAATATTATTTGCCTTTTGGAAGTGAAACTTACAATGCTTATACGACTACCAATGTAGATTTTGATACCGATGTTTTGCGTTACAGCTATCAATCCTTGGCAACACCATCTTCAGTTATTGATTTTAATATGACCACCAAAGAAAAAGAAATCAAGAAAGAACAGCAGGTACTTGGTGGTAAATTTGACAAAAGTAATTACATCGAAGAGCGTATTTGGGCTACAGCAACAGATGGTACCAAAGTGCCAATTTCTATGGTATATCGCAAAGAATTGAAAAAAGACGGAAAGAATCCGTTATTGCTTTATGCATACGGATCCTACGGAATTACGATGGATACTTATTTTTCATCGACACGGTTATCAATATTAGACCGAGGTTTTATTTTTGCTATTGCTCATATTCGTGGAGGAGAAGATTTAGGCAGACAATGGTATGAGGATGGTAAATTATTAAAAAAGAAAAATACGTTTACTGATTTTATCGATTGTTCCAAACATGTGATTAAAGAAAAATATACTTCTCCAGAGCATTTATATGCTGAAGGAGGTTCTGCCGGAGGATTATTGATGGGAGCGGTAGTTAATATGGCTCCGGAATTATACAATGGAGTGATTGCTCAAGTTCCTTTTGTAGATGTTATAACAACAATGCTTGATGACAGTATCCCGCTTACAACAGGCGAATACGACGAATGGGGTAATCCAAATGTTAAAAAATACTATGATTACATGTTGTCATATTCACCTTACGATAATGTTACAGCACAAAAATATCCAAACATGTATGTTTCTACAGGACTGCATGATTCTCAGGTACAGTATTGGGAACCAGCTAAATGGGTGGCGAAATTGAGAACTAAAAAAACGGGAGATACTGTCTTATTCCTGAATACAAATATGGATGCAGGTCATGGAGGTGCTTCCGGACGATTTGAAGCGCTTAAGGAATTAGCAAAAGAGTATAGTTTTTTATTAGATTTAGAGAAAATTAAAAACTAA